The following coding sequences lie in one Betaproteobacteria bacterium genomic window:
- a CDS encoding adenine phosphoribosyltransferase, which yields MYRDKIKSLIRTIPDFPRPGIQFRDITTLLKDAEGLRLTIDAFAARCRGKTIDVVAGIESRGFIVGAPLALKLGVGFVPIRKPGKLPAGKVGIDYQLEYGSDRVELHVDAIASGSNVLLVDDLVATGGTALASAALIEKVGSRIAECLFVIDLPDLGGRKRLETQGYRTFALCEFEGD from the coding sequence ATGTATCGAGACAAAATAAAATCCCTTATCCGTACGATTCCCGACTTCCCCAGGCCAGGAATCCAGTTCCGCGATATCACGACGCTATTGAAGGATGCTGAAGGCCTGCGCCTGACCATCGATGCGTTCGCGGCCCGCTGCCGCGGCAAAACGATCGATGTCGTCGCCGGCATCGAATCGCGCGGCTTCATCGTCGGCGCACCCCTGGCGCTCAAGCTCGGCGTGGGATTTGTGCCCATTCGAAAACCGGGCAAATTGCCAGCCGGCAAGGTCGGCATCGACTACCAACTGGAGTACGGCAGCGACCGCGTCGAGTTGCACGTGGACGCCATCGCGTCGGGAAGCAACGTCCTGTTGGTCGATGATCTCGTCGCAACGGGCGGGACGGCACTGGCCTCGGCGGCGCTCATTGAGAAAGTCGGCAGCCGGATAGCGGAATGTCTGTTCGTGATCGATCTGCCTGACCTGGGGGGACGCAAACGACTGGAAACCCAGGGCTATCGCACGTTTGCGCTCTGCGAATTTGAGGGCGACTGA